Genomic window (Alnus glutinosa chromosome 9, dhAlnGlut1.1, whole genome shotgun sequence):
GCTCTTACAAATCACTAGAAAAGTTGCTGCTAATATATCtcaataaataaactttttattACCCAGAAGAAGATCtagatcgatcctagtgcaagACAGCTCAAATCCCACCTTTTTTTGGCCTTTATCTTCCTTTTCATGCTGACCTCTGGTCATGTTCATTTCATTTGTGTGGTTGATGTCGACTCTAAACCCACGTTCAACCTACCTATATATGcatttgtattatatatatatatatatatatatatatatatatatatatatatatatatatatatatatatatatatatatatatatatatatatatatatataataaagtgattgccCCCTCGGTTTGTCGATCGACTGAATGCAAATAAACTTGTTCTAGAttaatacatatatacattAAAATTTCATCCATTTTTTTGCATAACGTCACTTGTATATCTGCTATTTCCAGTTCAGTGCTTCAATTATTCTTATTTAACTACTGTTGTTAGATAGACTATATATACGGAGTGGTACGGagagtggccaaaccacccccagaCTATATCTATAtgaggtggtttggccacctatTGCGTTTCTTCAAGTtcatttaaacaattttaattttttctaaatttttaattttttttttttaactttatttattagggtaatttgttttcaattaaaatgGAGGCAATTACAGTATTTTCATAGTAAAGATGGAGTATTTTGGGAAGATCAAAACAATCAAAGTGGTCAGGTGGGGCACATGATATGACCACTTTTCATCCATTTTAACGATTATTCGTAATAGAGTAGCTTTTTTTTGTAACAAAGTGATAATTTGAGGTACGTAACAAATGCTACTTTTTGAAGTTTtgtggtgcaagtaaaaaaaagaaggcgAGCAAGTATGACAATCTATAATGAACTTGCATGGGAGGAGGCACGTACACATCTTTCAATTAGTTGTAAATTAAATCATGCATGCAGCGGATCGATCGATGACAATTAAGCTAGCTTGGTGTCCATTTGATCAAACTTTAATTTTTGGGATTACACAATTTGATTATATTGTAAATTTACGTGAATTAATTAAATACTCCCACGTTTACCATCTACAAGGATAAAAGCTAGGGACTCTGAACTGTGTCGTATATGCTTTTGGCAAATTACTAGCTACTTCTGTTCCATGTCAATGTGGCAATGTCACcaacaagtatatatatatatatatatgataattgcTATAGCTGCTGATATGATCGATTACGTAGCTTATTATTATGAAATAAACCGCAAACtaatatgttatatatcacCTAGCTAGTTTGcttatttcaaaaaatgattgttatagtttaccattatatatatatatatatatatattgcatgttTGTGGACTGCATGTTTGGAAGTCATTTAGATTTCTCTTATAAAGGAATTcgtctgtttttttcttttcttttcttttttttttcaaactttcaattgaacTCATGACAATATTGGTGCATGATACTTCTTGCATGTAGTCATGATGTTCTTGGTGGCGGAGCCCaacgtatatatatagttgatcaTGCAGTATTTGACATTGAGACGAATCCATGCACTCTTTATGATCAATGCGTGGATCCTTTACTTGTACTCGATCATTCAATTAGAAGTATTAATccaattcaaaaacaaattgtGTTTCGTAATTTCACTATTtagctctttctttttcttcttcttcattcattcttttttttttttttttgactgtTTTGATTAATGTAGACACGAGTATGACACTATTCTTCCTCAAATATTTTCATCCGTAGGTAAAGGATTAAATccttctaattattattattattattattttttttttaaatccaaaTATTAATCGAACAAACTGAAGTTACCCCTTAATTAACTATTAAGAGATTAATAGAACGAATCGCACGTTTACCTCTAAGATCGTGAAAATGCTACTGAGGATGTGACTTTGTGAAGAGGTATATAAGTTGATCATGAGACGCATTTGAATGAAGTTGTAGTAAGTCTTGAAGAAGATAACAACGGATAAAGTAACAATCAATCTTAACATGCATGTTCAGTTCAATCTTGGAAAACATGATTATCCGCCATCTAAGTCATTTTTACAGTTTACACACTTTTGTATTACCTCTGCTTATTACCGTCTTTATGTTAATGCACTTCCCAATGATCCGtaataggggtgtacaagcgagCGGTTATTAATCGCCTAATACCGCAACTGATAACCGCATTTTTAGGCGGTAGCAAAAAACCTTTAACTGCCTATGGCGGGGCGGTTAGTAGTTTTAAAGGTAGACAGATGcagttgttatatatataaaataataataatatacaaaacgacatcgttttagtGCGTTTGATATAGGCTTTACATTTTAAAGAAATAGATCTTTATTCatataatagtaataataattttgagttTTGTTACATTTTGAAGCATtcaagttatttaaaaaaaatgtccaaaatCATCTAGCTACGTACTATAGGCTCTAAAAAGAGGCTCAAGGTTAtgaaaaattgataattaacCATCTAAGGTGTTAGCGGTTAAAGGCAATAACGCTATCCGAAACCACTTTTACAGCCTTAGGATTAATAATCAAGTTAAAACAATTAAGAAAACTTTAGTAAAAAGTCGATTTTTGAAGCTGTGGTTCGAACTGCGAAGCTCTTTGTTCGAACGCACCTCTGATCGATCTCTACAGACTACTGTGAAATGTTTCCCGAGAGTGTCGTTCCATTAGCATTCCAAGTTTATTCGAacgttgggtttttttttttcgaacggGGACACGATGGTTTGAACGAGCTACTGTTCATGTGGAAGGAAAGCTTTTTCCGAGAGGTCTGTTCCATTTAAGGAAGGCTATTCTCTTTGCCATGCATTCTTATGATCGAGTTATATATGAATCAAAAGAGCAGGGAATTACTTAATCAAATGGGGTTGTTGAAATCTTGTCTCTAATAATTGGAAATTGACTTAAAGAGAGTTTTGTGTGgatggttctttcttttttgttttttatttttatttttataattaaaaatgacaATAGGGAGCGACCAATTGTAACTACTTTACCTGGGTGGGTGCGACTATGTTCTATGTTCTATGTTCTTTGTTTGCTATGCCTAATCCATGGTCGAGTTAAATAACtggaaatttttaattattattagaagTAGTTGaataatttttgttgatttttcaaTCCCTTTGTCAGAGGAGGAAATTACTTACCAGATCGAATTGTtaacaatttgaacaaataatgtGAGAGAACTGATATAGAATctatatatgtaaataaattttgagctgTCTGACTACCTATCTGAATAGGTAGATCTCATATGAAACCTTTTACATTATCCATCTAAATTGACAGtacttcgaaaaaaaaaaaaaaaaatttattgtagaTCCTTATCCGTCATCCCAAGTCATAGCCAAATTACTAAAATAGATtctctagtttttattttattttatttttgagataagATAGATTCTCTAGTTATTCATGAATAACGTAACTGAAGCAAAAATAGAATACTGTAATCGATATTTTGTTATAtaataaaaagacaaatgaAATAGGAaagttaattacaaaaatgtcaGATTTAGACACCCTCCGTGGTAACGTGAATCTAGAAGGTTTTATCCGACATGTAACAGGatggagaaatgatattttgccactcaaaaatataattattgacacaattattaatttttatttttttttttcattttttttaaaaaaaaaaaaaaacacaaaatcagaCCTCGACCAATCTATTTacatgattttgtgattttttgtttactaaaaaaaaatagttatgtCACGTGGTGGAAACATATTATATCTCAACAAGATATCATACCAGATAAACACACAATTTACTGATATAACTTATAATTAAATGGCTACGCTTCTAATCTATATAAACTATTTTCCGCTACTCGATCTCTCCCACTTCTAGGCAAACTACTATTGTAAGAGAGCTTTATATTGGGCTTACATGTATGAATAAGTCTTAGGTTACTCGAACAGTTACTTGGGCAGGTGCATTCCGCAAGAGCATACTCTCACAATTCTCTATCTAATTAAATTGCAAACAATATGAACAAATAATTACATTGGATCTTAATCTCAATCCTAAAGACCTTTTATTCACCTCGTCTTCGCAACTCCTCTTTTCTGTCTCTCTTCTCcttgcagccaatcacaaaaatatattttgaagttgaaattattttcttaaaaaataaattttaactgaaaatatgtttaaaaaaactattttagaCCAAAACAAACTGCCAAAATAAGTTATTTCCCATTCATATATTGCTCCACTCTGAACCCCATTTGCCGAGAATTATGTTTAGCGACAGGGACTCTTTTTATGTTTGGTGGTAGGTTCACTGCTTGGCAAAATATTCCTTTTCTTTACAAAAAGGGATACTGCCATTAtgccatatatttatataattatatatatataatattaggaAAAGCAAGGGCCGTTCGTCCTAGCCGGCCACCACAGACTTTTAGTCCATTGACGTGTTACAAAACAACAGATCGATTCTCTATATAATATTAGAAAAAGTGAGGGCCGTTCGTCCTGTTCACCACAGACTTTTAATCCATTGACGTGTTACAAAACAACAGATCGATTCTCTATATAATATTAGAAAAAGCGAGGGCCGTTCGTCCTTGTCACCACAGACTTTTAGTCTATATATTAACGTGTTACAAAGCAACAGATCGATTCTCTGCTACCAACGTTCGCGGCAGTCAACTCTATTTCATAAAACATCTCTTTTGTCGCTTGAACTCATGACAAGGGATTTGGCTCTGACACTAAATAATACAAACATTCGGTACAACACATGCACTCTTGAAAACCAACTTACAAAGAAATGATCATGTTCAataacttatatacacatggttaagattgAACTTacataaaacattaaaagatcATAACCCAACAAATTTCGGGTGGCCATTTTCTAACTAAATAGCTAATAAttaattccaacaaaaaaaaaaaaaaattactggaAATCCAGATCAGCGTACGTACTGATGCAAAAGAGAACCTAAGTTCAATAAGTCGAGTAAAGTAAACATAAAATTATTTCACAGTAACTGAAATAGTTAACTGATCATTAGGGTAAAAACTTAATTGTTTATTTCTCTCCTCTTTCTGTCTGATGGTTAACTCAAACAAAGGACCCAAACTTTACAATAATTGAGTTCAGGATCGTTAGATATTAGTGATATATATTTACATCTCCGCGTGTTTATTAGTTAATGGTTCCGGCCGACGAGTGTCATTTTCCGGTGAACCTGAAGTTAGTCCACCAACTCCTATAACAACATGATCAGGGCATTCAATCTCGGAGACCGGTTTAACAAGTTCACTTTCTTCTAAGCTTGATTGTTCCGGCGAGACAGTACTACTAGGCTTCACACACTCAAAATTTGCTACGGAGGCGAGCTCATGAACAGCATCCGTGATTTTCTCGGTGCAGTTGACAACGTCAAATAGCAGTGAAGCCACCGTGGCAGCCGGAATCACTGCCAAGAGATCAGCATCTTCCAATAAGCCTGATCTCAGCAACGATTCAAGATTCTTGGCGGCGGTTTTCGAATTTGAAACGTGGCGGTCGGCGGAAGTCGGTTGCCTCATTGTTCTTACTGCCGATGATAGTTCTTTTAGAGCCTTGCCGGATTCCAAGCTCATTTTCGTGCATGCCTCCTGGATTTTACTGCGAATTTCTGGCGGCGCCTGCAACTGCGGAGGAAGATACTGAGGTGaggaaatcatatatatatatgggtgcgGTTTAACATTGCCTATCAACTTCTTTCACCGATTTTCCAATATATTGTTTCAAGCAGGGgtgacaaaattaaaaaaataaaaataaaaattagaggtaaatttttatttttatttttattttttgtgaaaacCTTTGGGCTTGGGggctaaattgaagaaaaaaaaaattggtgggccaaattaaaaaaaaatagggggtaaatttcttttttttttaaaaaaaaaaacccttgggCTTGCAAGGGGGGCAGGCTCCCCAAGCTTCTAAATGACTCTGCCCCCGGTTTCAAGGGAAAGCTTTACTTGCTTATAAAGTACCAGCTAGCGTATTTGTGATCATAAtcttgatcttttaattttttgtaatatcAGTATTTCaagaattattttcttttaattttacctTGGTTAGTGTTTAAGGTTATATCAAACGGTAAACATGTGAAATGTCTTCTCTACCCCTgttgaaaaagtaaaacaatagaaaaagaaaaatctaaatgtTCACCGGTGACCCACGGCCAGCCAGCCGTCAGTCATGAGCGTCATTacatttggaattttttttttttttttaaacgggAGTATTTTAGAGATTTTGGCATACTTTATTAGGATTTAACCGAAATTTTTTGACAATAAACTATCAGCGTATTTGTAATAATAatctcaaacttttaattttttgtaatatcaatatctcaagaatttttctcttttaattttaccCTACTGGTAATGTTTAGGGTTATATCAAAAGGTAAACAGGTGAAATATCCTCTCTAACCCAGTTTAAAAAGTAAAacagtagaaaaagaaaagactaaaTGTTCACCGATGACCCACGACCAGCCAGCCGTGAGTCAGCATCcttgtattttgatttttttttttttttattttaaaaaaacgagGTATTTTGAAGATTTTGACCTATTGTATTAGGATTTAACTGAAATTTTAAACAGTacggtaaaataaaaaataaaaacaaattttgaaataCATACTAATATTGCAAAAATTAGAAGTTGGAGATTATAATTGTAGAAACAATGATATTTTGGGGCAAGTGAATTTCCTATGTTTTAACAAGACAAACTAAACTATGGTCCATTATTTGTATATCTCTtacttggatatcagagttgaGGTAGCCACTAAGCGCCTCTATTCGGTAGGCGCAGTCGCGGGTTAGATTTCCAATTTCAAGGTATTGTTTCCAAGGATGGCGGAACGGGAACCGGCCATGACAAGGCTCCCAGCTTGCAAAATTAGCCTGCCAGAACATCATTTCAAAATCGGAGGCTTTAACTAAATTTTCAGAACTTTTTGGATTGAGAGACACAGAACTTTGTTACCCACCAAGGATTCTTCAGTACTTCTTGAATTGAGAACATTTTTGTATTCTTGCAGAAACGACTTGTCATCGTTAGCCTCTCCATCCactgatgttttgaagtattcACCTCCAAATCCTATGAATAATGCTCATAAATTGAAGGAGAAAtggacaatatatatataagttttttcttctttttttttgtgtacttTTTTGAGCTGTACCTTGTAAGAAGTTGGCCAGCTTTTCCATGTTGAGAGCGATCAGAATGTGTAGATCTTCACCAGCCCACACAGGACAAATCAAAATGGATATGATCACACAGGCTGAGGCACCTATGGCAATGGTTGATAGCCTCTTGTGTGCCAGCTCTAATATCTCATCATCGCGAAAACCAGAGACAGATATCAACGAGAATGTCAATATAAATATCAGCAGCCCATAATCATATCTTGCCTTGATTTTTGGGAAGAACCGTACAAATGTTGATGAAGAAGCTGCAGCACATGTGGCACATAAATGACGAAACATATTTATAAATGAATAATGATATTTAGTAGACCGTTATCTAATTAAAACGTGATAGTAAAAATCAAtagtttttataaaagaaagaacTGTTATACGCTAATTTTCTTTGTCAAGTCATTTCGGTAATATAAAATAACCTCACCTTGTAGGAAGACAAAGAACCCAAGTAGAATGGGTTCACCAATCTGTCCAGATAGGCTAGCTAGATGGTGAGCTCCAACACCCAAGGCACCAGCTAGCAATGTTGCCAATCCCCTGTTCAAACCTTTTCCAAGAGTGGCTCCTGAAAAGCATGACAAGAACAGTTTGCTTTAGGTTGATTTATAAGTGAGTGAACAAATATTAACCCTATACACGTTATATAGTGTTTGTGTAGAATTTTCAATGAGTTAAAAGATGTTACAAAACTCACCTACAGAGAATTCAAAAACCACAACCACAGTCACCACTGCCCACATTGCTGACACACCAAAATTGACATATATTGGTTGATAGTAGTAGACTAAAGAAACCAAGGTGAGTGCAACTCCAACTTTTGCCGAGTGAGTGAGTCTTCTGGGATCGTCTTGCGCAATCTTTTTTGTGTTGACAGCAATCTCAAACGCCCTGGCTGCCAACCTCTCAGGGAGGGCCTTGAGCAAGCACCACCAGCGAGTGAATAGCCTTTCTTTCTCAGGGCTTGCAGGACTCATCTCTTGTGGTAAGTATTTGGAGAGCATGAACTGATCAGGGAGAGGAAGAGATCAAAATAGAGGGCTCCAGATGCTTTTGTGGGAGATCTACAGGCCTCTAATTTATAAGAAGAAAGCATTATGTAGGagacttataataatattt
Coding sequences:
- the LOC133877158 gene encoding aluminum-activated malate transporter 2-like, translated to MLSKYLPQEMSPASPEKERLFTRWWCLLKALPERLAARAFEIAVNTKKIAQDDPRRLTHSAKVGVALTLVSLVYYYQPIYVNFGVSAMWAVVTVVVVFEFSVGATLGKGLNRGLATLLAGALGVGAHHLASLSGQIGEPILLGFFVFLQASSSTFVRFFPKIKARYDYGLLIFILTFSLISVSGFRDDEILELAHKRLSTIAIGASACVIISILICPVWAGEDLHILIALNMEKLANFLQGFGGEYFKTSVDGEANDDKSFLQEYKNVLNSRSTEESLANFASWEPCHGRFPFRHPWKQYLEIGNLTRDCAYRIEALSGYLNSDIQLQAPPEIRSKIQEACTKMSLESGKALKELSSAVRTMRQPTSADRHVSNSKTAAKNLESLLRSGLLEDADLLAVIPAATVASLLFDVVNCTEKITDAVHELASVANFECVKPSSTVSPEQSSLEESELVKPVSEIECPDHVVIGVGGLTSGSPENDTRRPEPLTNKHAEM